In Candidatus Promineifilum breve, one genomic interval encodes:
- a CDS encoding response regulator transcription factor, which translates to MRVLVVEDEPGIAGFIRQGLTEAGYAVDSVADGRDGLDYAAVANYDVLVIDVMLPRLNGLDMLRELRRRGDKAPALLLTARDTVDQRVEGLDAGADDYLVKPFAFPELLARVRALLRRPPLQTGVILAVGDLELDTATRAVRRADRPIDLSPREFAVLEYLMRHPNQVLTRTQIGEHVWNLDFFNESNVIDVYVGYLRRKIEDGHGQPLIHTIRGVGYRLSAAP; encoded by the coding sequence ATGCGCGTTCTCGTCGTGGAGGATGAACCAGGCATCGCCGGTTTCATCCGGCAAGGGTTGACGGAAGCCGGCTATGCCGTCGATAGCGTCGCCGACGGCCGCGATGGCTTGGATTATGCTGCGGTGGCCAACTATGACGTCCTGGTGATCGACGTCATGCTGCCCCGGCTCAACGGCCTAGACATGCTGCGCGAATTGCGCCGCCGCGGCGACAAGGCGCCCGCCCTGTTGCTGACCGCCCGTGACACGGTCGACCAGCGCGTGGAAGGGCTGGACGCCGGGGCCGACGACTACCTGGTTAAGCCCTTCGCCTTCCCCGAACTACTGGCGCGGGTGCGGGCGCTGTTACGCCGGCCGCCGCTGCAAACCGGGGTTATCCTGGCTGTCGGCGATCTGGAGCTGGACACGGCCACGCGGGCTGTCCGCCGTGCCGATCGGCCTATCGACCTCAGCCCGCGCGAGTTCGCCGTGCTCGAATACCTGATGCGACACCCCAATCAGGTGCTCACGCGCACGCAGATTGGCGAACACGTCTGGAACCTCGACTTCTTCAACGAATCCAACGTGATCGACGTCTACGTTGGCTATTTGCGGCGCAAGATCGAAGACGGCCACGGCCAACCCCTCATCCATACCATCCGCGGCGTGGGCTACCGGCTGAGCGCCGCGCCCTAG
- a CDS encoding sensor histidine kinase: MNGLSRLPLRARLTVWYTLVLGLILLAFSAFVYARVRAGLLAQVDAALTLAANQALLGVAEGDGRLTFAESGRNPQALRRLSDDFVIFLLSPSGTVLDTLSSDDQLPQFPPQPSGSATLFAEGDAWRVYSQVITIAGREGRLLAAQELDPVNTTLLSLEGQLLLGLPLALLLAGLGGYYLAGRALRPIVHITRTAQAITAGNLDRRIAHDGPADEVGRLAQTVDGMLDRLEAAFARERRFTADAAHELRTPLTALKGRLGVTLSRPRPVTDYRATLIEMEEQVDRLIRLTNDLLFIARLEQAEFRPRLEDVEVTSLFGSLLDQLRLLAAARSVALVEELPPGLYLRGDIDLLIRLFLNLLDNAIKYTPPEGQVTVRGEKDDRYVTIAIHNTRSSIPAEHLPHLFERFYRVADDRTRGEGSGGAGLGLAIAWEIARAHGGALTVQSDPQQGTTFRALLPSGS, from the coding sequence GTGAATGGCCTGTCTCGCCTTCCCCTGCGCGCCCGCCTGACCGTCTGGTATACCCTCGTCCTGGGCCTCATTCTGCTGGCTTTTTCCGCCTTCGTTTATGCGCGTGTGCGCGCCGGCTTGCTGGCTCAGGTCGATGCGGCCCTGACGCTGGCGGCCAATCAGGCTTTGCTGGGCGTGGCCGAGGGCGACGGCCGGTTGACCTTTGCCGAGTCAGGTCGCAACCCGCAAGCTCTGCGCCGCCTGAGTGATGATTTCGTGATCTTTTTGCTCAGCCCCAGCGGAACGGTGCTGGATACACTGAGCAGCGACGACCAGTTACCCCAGTTCCCGCCCCAGCCGTCCGGTTCGGCCACTCTCTTTGCCGAGGGGGACGCGTGGCGCGTCTACAGCCAGGTCATCACCATCGCCGGGCGCGAGGGTCGGCTGCTGGCGGCGCAGGAACTCGATCCGGTCAACACGACCCTGCTCAGTCTGGAGGGGCAATTGCTGCTGGGGTTGCCGCTGGCGCTGCTGCTGGCCGGGCTGGGCGGGTACTACCTGGCCGGGCGAGCCTTGCGGCCGATCGTCCACATCACCCGCACCGCCCAGGCCATCACTGCCGGCAACCTGGACCGGCGCATTGCCCATGACGGCCCGGCCGACGAAGTGGGCCGCCTGGCGCAGACGGTGGACGGCATGCTCGACCGGCTGGAGGCGGCCTTCGCCCGCGAGCGCCGCTTCACCGCCGACGCCGCCCACGAACTGCGCACGCCGCTGACCGCTCTGAAGGGCCGCCTGGGGGTGACGCTCAGCCGGCCGCGCCCTGTCACCGACTATCGCGCGACGCTGATCGAAATGGAGGAACAGGTCGACCGCCTTATCCGCTTGACCAACGATCTGTTGTTCATCGCCCGGCTGGAGCAGGCAGAGTTTCGGCCGCGGCTGGAAGATGTCGAGGTGACAAGTTTATTTGGTTCGCTGCTCGATCAACTGCGGCTGTTGGCCGCGGCCCGGTCGGTCGCCCTGGTCGAAGAGTTGCCGCCTGGCCTGTATCTTCGTGGGGATATCGACTTACTCATCCGCCTTTTCTTGAATCTATTGGACAACGCCATCAAGTACACCCCGCCGGAGGGGCAGGTTACCGTGCGGGGCGAGAAGGATGATCGCTACGTGACCATCGCCATTCATAATACCAGGTCGAGCATCCCGGCCGAACACCTACCGCACCTGTTCGAGCGCTTCTACCGCGTCGCCGATGACCGGACGCGCGGCGAAGGCAGTGGCGGCGCGGGGTTGGGTCTGGCCATCGCCTGGGAGATAGCCCGCGCGCATGGCGGCGCGCTCACCGTACAATCCGACCCTCAACAGGGCACGACCTTTCGCGCATTGCTGCCGTCGGGTTCTTAA
- a CDS encoding sulfite exporter TauE/SafE family protein encodes MSQSDKPVADTRSPRRSLLAFGAAIPIGTLGGLIGLGGAEFRLPVLAGPLGYKVHQAVPLNLAVSLITVTTSLIIRGWTLSYEPLAPYLPAIAALITGAVIMAYVGATLARRISAEQLERAVLVLLLIIGAALIVEGFLPQAIPALLPSSVSWHVVAGVLFGMAIGLVSSLLGVAGGEIIIPTLIFAYGVDVKTAGTASLLISLPTIATGLWRYARQGAFADRQALTETVAPMGVGSVIGAIIGGLLVGLVPAAVLKVGLGIILIISAYRIFGHRRQPAIH; translated from the coding sequence ATGAGCCAATCAGATAAACCAGTTGCTGACACACGTTCACCTCGCCGTTCACTGTTGGCCTTTGGCGCGGCCATACCCATTGGCACCCTCGGTGGGTTGATCGGCTTGGGTGGGGCCGAGTTCCGCCTGCCGGTATTGGCCGGGCCATTGGGCTATAAAGTCCACCAGGCCGTGCCGCTCAACCTCGCCGTCAGCCTGATTACGGTTACTACCTCACTCATCATTCGCGGCTGGACGCTTTCCTACGAACCGCTGGCCCCCTATCTTCCGGCCATCGCCGCATTGATCACTGGGGCAGTGATCATGGCCTACGTCGGGGCTACGCTGGCGCGCCGCATCTCGGCCGAGCAACTAGAGCGGGCCGTTCTGGTGCTCCTGCTCATCATCGGCGCCGCGCTCATCGTTGAGGGCTTTCTGCCGCAAGCTATTCCGGCGCTTCTGCCGTCGTCAGTCAGCTGGCATGTGGTTGCCGGCGTACTATTTGGGATGGCGATTGGCCTGGTGAGCAGCTTGCTGGGCGTGGCCGGCGGCGAAATTATCATCCCTACGCTTATCTTCGCTTATGGCGTAGACGTGAAAACGGCCGGCACGGCCAGCCTGCTTATCAGCCTGCCGACGATTGCCACCGGGCTGTGGCGTTATGCGCGACAGGGTGCGTTCGCCGACCGGCAGGCCCTCACCGAAACTGTCGCCCCAATGGGCGTCGGTTCGGTGATTGGCGCGATAATCGGCGGGTTGTTGGTGGGACTGGTGCCGGCGGCGGTGCTCAAAGTCGGGTTGGGTATTATTTTGATCATCTCCGCTTATCGCATTTTCGGTCATCGTCGGCAACCGGCGATCCATTAG
- a CDS encoding ABC transporter permease, whose amino-acid sequence MRLFDSSWGKTRRRPPPRRHKPEAWWALSLPLLLFLLLPLLALLFYSSPAELAANLALPQVRQAIGLSLRTSSWATLAAVAMGTPVAYLLARRQFYGRLLLDNLIDLPIVLPPAVAGLSLLLVFGRRGWVGAPLDQLGIRITFTELAVIMAQTFIAVSLFIRAASIGFAAVEPELEDAAAIDGANRWQSFWRITLPLSRRAVLTGVALAWARALGEFGATIIFAGNFPGRTQTMPLAIYLGFELDLDVAVTLSVILIGLSFAALMAIKLIFRPRDEDLV is encoded by the coding sequence GTGAGATTATTCGATAGCTCGTGGGGGAAGACGCGCCGGCGTCCTCCCCCACGCCGCCATAAGCCCGAAGCGTGGTGGGCGCTCTCGCTGCCGCTGCTGCTCTTTCTGCTGTTGCCGCTGCTGGCGCTGCTGTTCTATAGCAGCCCGGCCGAGTTGGCGGCCAACCTGGCCTTGCCACAGGTGCGGCAAGCCATCGGCCTGAGCTTGCGGACGAGTTCGTGGGCCACGCTGGCTGCCGTGGCAATGGGTACGCCGGTAGCCTATCTGCTGGCGCGGCGGCAGTTTTATGGCCGCCTGCTGCTCGATAACCTGATCGATCTGCCCATCGTCTTGCCGCCGGCCGTGGCCGGGCTGTCGCTGTTGCTCGTCTTCGGCCGCCGTGGCTGGGTCGGCGCGCCGCTGGATCAGCTGGGCATCCGCATCACCTTCACCGAATTGGCCGTCATCATGGCCCAGACCTTCATCGCCGTGTCGCTCTTCATCCGTGCCGCGTCCATCGGCTTTGCCGCCGTGGAGCCGGAACTGGAAGACGCGGCGGCCATCGACGGGGCCAACCGGTGGCAAAGCTTCTGGCGCATCACGCTGCCCCTGTCGCGGCGGGCGGTGCTGACCGGCGTGGCCCTGGCCTGGGCGCGGGCGCTGGGCGAGTTTGGGGCGACGATCATCTTCGCCGGCAACTTCCCCGGGCGGACGCAGACGATGCCGTTGGCGATCTATTTGGGGTTTGAGTTGGATTTGGATGTGGCGGTGACGTTGTCGGTGATTTTGATTGGGTTGTCGTTTGCCGCGTTGATGGCAATCAAGCTCATTTTTCGGCCGCGGGACGAGGATTTGGTATGA
- the modA gene encoding molybdate ABC transporter substrate-binding protein: protein MTFARLPWKTLFLLILAVALSVVLAACAGSAPETTAPEATSLPATDVPATEEAPAAEEMPPAKDVALTIFAAASLTDVFTEMGSAFEATHPGLTVAYNFAGSNQLSAQIGEGAPADVFASANAAQMDVAVESGRVDADAAQLFVTNRLIVVFPADNPAGIVELQDLANPDTLIVLAAEEVPVGRYSLEFLDLAVADPAFGATFKEDVLGNVVSYEENVRAVLNKVELGEADAGIVYTSDLFGVENVGQLEIPDALNILAKYPIAPLNDSAYGEMAAAFVDYILSEEGQATLVEYGFGPAPTP, encoded by the coding sequence ATGACGTTTGCTCGCTTACCGTGGAAGACACTATTTTTATTGATTCTCGCCGTGGCCTTGTCGGTTGTTTTGGCCGCCTGCGCCGGCAGCGCGCCGGAGACGACCGCGCCCGAAGCCACCAGCTTGCCGGCCACCGACGTGCCGGCGACGGAGGAAGCGCCGGCGGCCGAAGAAATGCCGCCGGCCAAGGACGTGGCGCTGACGATCTTCGCCGCCGCCTCGCTGACCGACGTTTTCACGGAGATGGGCAGCGCCTTCGAGGCGACCCATCCTGGCCTGACCGTGGCCTATAATTTCGCCGGATCGAATCAGTTATCGGCCCAGATCGGCGAGGGCGCGCCGGCCGATGTCTTCGCCAGCGCCAACGCGGCCCAGATGGACGTGGCGGTGGAGTCGGGCCGCGTCGACGCCGACGCGGCGCAGCTCTTCGTCACGAACCGCCTCATCGTCGTCTTCCCGGCCGACAACCCGGCCGGTATCGTCGAACTACAGGATTTGGCGAACCCCGACACGCTCATTGTCCTGGCCGCCGAGGAAGTGCCCGTCGGGCGCTATTCGTTGGAGTTTCTCGACCTGGCGGTGGCCGATCCCGCTTTCGGCGCTACCTTCAAGGAGGACGTGTTGGGGAACGTGGTCTCCTACGAGGAAAACGTCCGCGCCGTGCTCAACAAAGTCGAATTGGGCGAGGCCGACGCGGGCATCGTCTATACCAGCGACCTGTTCGGCGTGGAGAACGTCGGCCAACTTGAGATTCCCGACGCGCTCAACATCCTGGCTAAATATCCCATCGCTCCCCTAAATGACAGCGCCTACGGCGAAATGGCCGCCGCCTTCGTGGACTACATCCTCAGTGAAGAAGGCCAGGCGACCCTGGTCGAATATGGCTTTGGCCCCGCGCCGACCCCGTGA
- a CDS encoding PadR family transcriptional regulator: protein MNTSDLTTLSTELALLGFVHQQPTYGYDIYRRLTETPELRLIWRIKQSRLYALLARLEEAGLLHATLEPQDGRPPRKVYSLTAAGESAFSRWLVQPVQLPREMRLEFMLKLYFAQQEAGAAARLVAGQQAVCARWLATQAGDEAASPYVRAVRRYRRGHIEAIRAWLATLVDDPVMAGAANSIPQPQ from the coding sequence ATGAATACCTCTGATCTGACTACTCTATCGACTGAGTTGGCCTTGCTCGGCTTTGTCCATCAACAGCCGACATATGGCTACGACATCTATCGCCGCCTGACCGAGACGCCGGAGTTGCGCCTGATCTGGCGGATAAAGCAGAGTCGGCTCTATGCCCTGCTGGCGCGGCTGGAAGAGGCAGGGCTGCTCCACGCCACGTTGGAGCCGCAGGACGGCCGGCCGCCGCGCAAGGTGTATAGCCTGACGGCGGCGGGCGAAAGTGCCTTCTCCCGTTGGCTCGTCCAGCCGGTGCAACTGCCGCGCGAAATGCGGCTGGAGTTCATGCTGAAGCTCTACTTCGCCCAACAAGAAGCGGGGGCCGCCGCCCGGCTGGTGGCAGGGCAGCAGGCAGTGTGCGCCCGCTGGCTGGCGACGCAGGCCGGCGACGAGGCCGCTTCCCCCTACGTGCGCGCCGTTCGCCGCTACCGTCGCGGCCATATCGAGGCTATTCGGGCTTGGCTGGCTACGCTGGTCGATGACCCGGTCATGGCCGGCGCGGCGAATTCAATCCCCCAACCCCAATAA
- a CDS encoding outer membrane protein assembly factor BamB family protein yields MMMNSTTMRRITLHAFLAAAVIFTLAIQLFTASSAGAATTLPVLWTAGGLSAGNDGAGQAARIAVDASGNVAVVSGPAYARSLAVTSYTAAGAFRWQGTVSPTTGTFAGDWVAAAPNGDFVAVGHNVNANGNPISLTLVRYAANGTLLWRVDLTRTLPYVGRLLVDSAGNTYLAFNSLGDGQDIQLHKYNASGNLLWSQLIATTALAGDIATSLALSPDGSDVVLTGNIQTGATWITAAYNTATGARRWLVTANEGIAALDVVVDATRVYVTGQGNVGINGFLTVVAYDRATGAKLWRTDRKPSDSTGAAGLRISKAPDGSLVVAGQASRGFLDWYTVALETNGAVRWEAVRDGGLNTDEIPRGVLVLADGTTVVTGRGGPYLPGGYIQGVTAGYSPSGTLLWEAFSAMETVWAIALPSGNVCAAGGYDALITCWNVSGGVVSTPTPTPTGTSIPPTATPTPPPSTSTGFRAPSANAAQTSGAGDNNGYQTGPANAYADDASAATDTNSGTNKNTSCTNNGKDRHSYTNFSFNIPTTAVIQGIQVRLDARADATGGAPKLCVQLSWDGGVSWTTTKSTTTLGTTEATFTLGGLAELWGRAWNPGDFSNANFRVRVIDVASNTSRDFFLDYVAVNVAYQP; encoded by the coding sequence ATGATGATGAATTCAACGACGATGCGGCGCATTACACTGCACGCCTTTTTAGCAGCGGCGGTTATCTTTACGCTGGCAATACAACTATTTACGGCCTCCTCCGCCGGCGCGGCGACCACGCTGCCGGTGTTGTGGACGGCCGGCGGTCTCTCCGCGGGCAACGACGGCGCGGGCCAGGCGGCTCGGATTGCCGTCGATGCCTCGGGCAATGTTGCCGTGGTATCCGGCCCGGCTTACGCCAGAAGCCTGGCCGTCACCTCCTACACGGCCGCCGGAGCCTTTCGCTGGCAGGGAACGGTCAGCCCCACGACAGGCACATTCGCCGGCGATTGGGTGGCCGCCGCGCCTAATGGTGATTTCGTGGCGGTTGGTCATAACGTTAACGCGAATGGCAATCCCATCTCCCTGACCCTGGTTCGCTACGCGGCCAATGGCACGCTGTTGTGGCGCGTCGATCTGACGCGCACGTTGCCTTACGTGGGACGATTATTAGTCGATAGCGCCGGGAACACCTATCTCGCCTTCAACTCGCTCGGTGACGGTCAGGATATTCAGTTGCACAAATATAACGCCTCGGGCAACCTCCTGTGGTCGCAACTGATCGCAACCACCGCCCTTGCCGGCGACATTGCCACGTCGTTGGCCTTAAGCCCGGACGGGAGCGACGTCGTTTTAACCGGCAATATTCAGACTGGGGCAACCTGGATCACGGCCGCCTATAACACTGCCACCGGTGCGCGCCGCTGGCTGGTCACGGCCAACGAAGGCATAGCTGCCCTGGACGTGGTGGTCGATGCCACGCGCGTCTACGTGACCGGTCAGGGCAACGTGGGCATCAACGGCTTCCTGACCGTGGTCGCCTATGATCGGGCGACCGGCGCGAAGTTGTGGCGCACGGATCGGAAGCCGAGCGATAGCACTGGCGCCGCCGGCCTACGGATCAGCAAAGCGCCGGATGGCAGCCTGGTTGTGGCCGGCCAGGCGAGTCGCGGCTTCCTCGATTGGTACACGGTGGCCCTCGAAACCAACGGGGCGGTGCGCTGGGAGGCCGTTCGTGACGGCGGCTTAAACACCGACGAGATCCCGCGGGGGGTGCTGGTGTTAGCGGACGGCACCACGGTCGTAACCGGGCGGGGCGGCCCATACCTGCCGGGCGGCTATATCCAAGGGGTCACGGCCGGCTATAGCCCCAGCGGGACTCTGCTCTGGGAAGCATTCTCAGCCATGGAGACGGTATGGGCCATCGCCCTGCCCAGTGGCAACGTGTGCGCCGCCGGTGGTTATGATGCCCTGATCACGTGCTGGAACGTCTCGGGTGGGGTCGTGAGCACGCCCACACCCACACCGACCGGCACATCGATTCCGCCGACAGCGACCCCTACACCCCCGCCAAGTACAAGCACTGGCTTTCGCGCACCTTCGGCCAACGCCGCGCAGACATCCGGCGCGGGTGATAATAACGGCTACCAGACCGGGCCGGCGAACGCTTATGCCGATGACGCTTCGGCCGCCACTGATACCAATAGCGGCACGAACAAGAACACGTCCTGTACCAATAATGGCAAGGACAGACACAGCTACACCAACTTCAGTTTCAACATTCCCACCACCGCCGTGATCCAGGGGATTCAGGTGCGTCTCGATGCGCGCGCCGACGCAACGGGCGGCGCGCCAAAACTGTGCGTGCAACTCTCGTGGGATGGCGGCGTAAGCTGGACAACAACCAAATCCACCACGACCCTGGGAACAACGGAAGCCACGTTCACCCTCGGCGGTTTAGCCGAACTATGGGGGCGCGCGTGGAACCCCGGCGATTTTAGCAACGCCAACTTCCGCGTCCGGGTCATTGACGTGGCGAGCAACACGAGCCGCGATTTCTTCCTCGACTACGTGGCGGTCAACGTCGCCTATCAACCATAG
- a CDS encoding thermonuclease family protein yields MAHLTKRPYFAPALLLIAALWLAACGRATTPPTLASLPATRLPATALPALASPTAPLAGGVRAEVTYVIDGDTIEVELDGREYRLRYIGVDAPERDEPFYEEARAFNRELVEDQTVILVRDVSETDQYGRLLRYVYLEDGTFVNGDLIANGLARLVTFPPDVAQTEYLRGLQDEARVAEAGMWGSLELVGPCDCDRNLYDCRDFRSRDEAQTCFETCWDTMGRDVHNLDGGGDGLVCESLP; encoded by the coding sequence ATGGCTCACCTCACCAAACGCCCTTATTTCGCCCCGGCGCTGCTGCTCATCGCCGCCCTGTGGTTAGCCGCCTGTGGCCGGGCCACGACGCCCCCCACCCTGGCGTCGCTGCCGGCAACCCGGTTGCCCGCGACTGCGTTGCCCGCGCTAGCCTCGCCCACCGCCCCCCTGGCCGGCGGTGTGCGCGCTGAGGTCACCTACGTCATCGACGGCGATACCATTGAGGTCGAACTGGACGGTCGCGAATACCGTCTGCGCTACATCGGCGTCGATGCGCCCGAACGCGACGAACCTTTTTACGAAGAGGCACGGGCGTTCAACCGCGAACTGGTCGAAGATCAGACCGTCATCCTCGTGCGCGACGTCAGCGAGACCGACCAATACGGCCGCCTGTTGCGCTACGTCTATCTGGAGGACGGGACTTTCGTCAATGGTGACCTGATCGCCAACGGCCTGGCCCGGCTGGTCACCTTTCCGCCCGACGTGGCCCAAACGGAGTATTTGCGCGGCTTGCAGGACGAAGCCCGCGTCGCCGAAGCGGGCATGTGGGGCAGCCTGGAGCTGGTCGGCCCCTGCGATTGCGACCGCAACCTGTACGATTGCCGTGATTTCCGCTCGCGCGACGAGGCGCAGACGTGTTTTGAAACCTGTTGGGACACTATGGGGCGGGATGTCCACAATCTGGACGGCGGTGGGGACGGGTTGGTGTGCGAATCCCTGCCCTGA
- a CDS encoding gluconokinase, translated as MRRLTMLLYLFGLPAAGKNYVGRVLAEAFGYTFYDGDLDLTPEMRDAVREERPFTDTMRDRYYAVLVERIADLRAEHPALAFCQATFKERHRRLIAAAFPDVVFVLVAADEATRLARLAGGNNPVTVAYARQIAAFFEPPTHPHHVIVNEGGRAEVVAQLADLLAWLAEG; from the coding sequence GTGAGACGACTGACCATGCTGCTCTATCTCTTTGGCCTGCCCGCCGCCGGAAAGAACTACGTTGGCCGCGTATTGGCCGAAGCGTTCGGCTACACCTTCTACGACGGCGACCTCGACCTGACGCCGGAGATGCGCGACGCCGTGCGCGAGGAGCGGCCGTTCACCGACACCATGCGCGACCGCTACTATGCGGTGCTGGTCGAGCGGATCGCCGACCTGCGCGCCGAACATCCGGCGCTGGCCTTCTGTCAGGCGACGTTCAAGGAGCGCCACCGCCGGCTGATCGCCGCCGCCTTTCCCGACGTGGTCTTTGTGCTGGTGGCGGCCGACGAGGCGACACGGCTGGCGCGATTGGCGGGCGGCAACAACCCGGTCACCGTGGCCTATGCCCGGCAAATCGCCGCCTTCTTCGAGCCGCCGACCCATCCTCATCACGTCATCGTCAACGAGGGCGGGCGGGCCGAAGTGGTGGCGCAGTTGGCCGACTTATTGGCCTGGTTAGCGGAGGGGTAG
- a CDS encoding aminoacyl-tRNA deacylase, which yields MSDLTPLDTGLTPVGADLQARGIPFREFYHPGPIASLEQAAQERGQRPEQVVRSILFRLAQDDYLLALVAGPQQIDWKALRRAVGQSRLTTASADEVRAVTGFEIGAVSPFALPRPIRVVIDASVTREAEVSIGSGRRGATVILATADLLRALGDAERVTIT from the coding sequence ATGAGCGACCTGACGCCGTTGGACACCGGCCTGACGCCGGTGGGCGCTGACTTGCAGGCCCGCGGCATCCCCTTTCGCGAATTCTACCATCCCGGCCCGATCGCCTCGCTGGAGCAGGCGGCCCAGGAGCGCGGCCAACGCCCGGAGCAGGTGGTGCGTAGCATCCTCTTCCGGCTGGCGCAGGACGACTACTTGCTGGCGCTGGTGGCCGGGCCGCAGCAGATCGACTGGAAGGCCTTGCGCCGCGCCGTGGGCCAGAGCCGCCTGACGACCGCCTCGGCCGACGAGGTGCGCGCGGTGACCGGCTTCGAGATCGGCGCGGTGTCCCCCTTCGCCCTGCCGCGCCCGATTCGAGTGGTCATCGACGCCAGCGTGACGCGCGAGGCCGAGGTGTCGATTGGCTCCGGGCGGCGCGGCGCGACGGTCATCCTGGCGACGGCCGACCTGCTGCGCGCCCTGGGTGACGCCGAGCGCGTCACCATCACCTGA
- a CDS encoding gamma-glutamyl-gamma-aminobutyrate hydrolase family protein, which produces METSAMPRPLIGLTAYRKASAQTPPAPLMALPVSYIEAVIEAGGIPLLIPMGLDEAALAEVVARLDGVLLPGGGDIAGDYYGSEHPELIFDVDADRDRVESFLVREAVARRLPLLAICRGHQMLNVALGGTLHEDVLTLLPGAIKHDFFTLFPRNHLSHAVTIEPGSRLAAALGREVVSVNSLHHQGIRDLAPGLSVVAHAPDGLIEAVEVDDHPFGLGVQWHPENLYVDNPDMLALFHGLVEAARAVVRV; this is translated from the coding sequence GTGGAAACCAGCGCCATGCCCCGGCCGCTCATTGGTCTGACCGCCTACCGCAAGGCGTCGGCGCAAACGCCGCCGGCGCCGCTGATGGCCCTGCCCGTGTCCTACATCGAGGCGGTCATCGAGGCGGGCGGTATCCCGCTCCTCATCCCCATGGGGCTGGATGAGGCCGCGCTGGCTGAAGTGGTGGCTCGCCTCGACGGCGTGCTGCTGCCCGGCGGCGGCGACATCGCCGGCGACTATTACGGCAGCGAGCACCCCGAGTTAATTTTTGACGTGGATGCCGACCGCGACCGCGTCGAATCGTTCCTGGTCCGCGAGGCCGTGGCCCGCCGGCTGCCGCTGCTGGCGATCTGTCGCGGCCACCAGATGCTCAACGTCGCCCTGGGCGGCACGCTCCACGAGGACGTGCTGACGTTGCTGCCGGGGGCCATCAAGCACGATTTCTTCACCCTTTTCCCGCGCAACCACCTGTCCCACGCAGTGACCATTGAGCCGGGCAGCCGGCTGGCGGCGGCGCTCGGCCGCGAAGTGGTCAGCGTCAACAGCCTGCACCATCAGGGCATCCGCGATCTGGCCCCCGGCCTGAGCGTCGTGGCCCACGCCCCCGATGGCTTGATCGAAGCCGTCGAGGTGGACGATCATCCCTTCGGCCTGGGTGTGCAGTGGCATCCTGAAAACCTCTACGTCGATAACCCCGACATGCTCGCCCTGTTCCACGGCCTGGTCGAAGCGGCCCGCGCCGTTGTAAGGGTATGA
- the rplS gene encoding 50S ribosomal protein L19 — protein sequence MSDLLLKAFDKEANAALPSVQVGDSVTVYVRINVGDKNERVQMVRGTVIRVRNAGNNANFTVRRIASNGIGVERTFLMSSPRIEKIDVHSQGHVRRARLYFLRERTGKATRLRSKRAFEQQ from the coding sequence ATGTCTGATTTACTGTTGAAAGCATTCGATAAGGAAGCCAACGCCGCCCTGCCCAGCGTGCAGGTGGGCGATAGCGTGACCGTCTACGTGCGCATCAACGTCGGCGACAAGAACGAGCGCGTCCAGATGGTGCGCGGCACGGTCATCCGCGTGCGCAACGCCGGCAACAACGCCAATTTCACCGTGCGCCGCATCGCCTCGAACGGCATCGGCGTCGAGCGCACCTTCCTGATGAGTTCGCCGCGCATCGAGAAGATCGACGTGCACAGCCAGGGCCACGTGCGCCGGGCGCGCCTCTACTTCCTGCGCGAGCGCACCGGCAAGGCCACTCGCCTGCGTTCCAAGCGCGCCTTCGAGCAGCAGTAA